Proteins from one Aspergillus nidulans FGSC A4 chromosome VIII genomic window:
- a CDS encoding homeobox domain-containing protein (transcript_id=CADANIAT00001407) translates to MVHPTMMHHPMDGYYYAQPPFDMVDYYHQPMMDYEEYAENLSRPRLTKEQVETLEAQFQAHPKPSSNVKRQLAQQTHLSLPRVANWFQNRRAKAKQQKRQEEYERMQKAKAEAEEAAKRKSESSVPESSDSQRSAEAKDEKKQDDSKAPTPKPSKPASDDQKQSEAPAESNHQQTRSESNRVASLASLQRAMDAAAQYQGGQGTTSMGGSGSVSPTTSLPNDADSAVWSSVNSTNGELSVPGLENSQSFSDYRSASDAGASYNSMQFALQADAANARRGSSDVLADSFDGIGISASPSLSQLGNRTDRPAWKETGKELDLAARRNRPRPAASWHVEVHFNALYFDHVANDTGPELRHCEAIQICPEPRFALRRAPPTPLTPEDLHHLLPTTPSTDGYCLSAQPTAHLFPTTQPMQINIASPPATPLGMDIMSSYPYHSVAPPMSAPANFTSFPDYSCDGSFQGRNWEATSMPSPEVPFQSQCHQMNFSSIPYDHALDQSQSENGPSQSPFGDADIQAPGDASKATEFHLYEFPDQEEAHRFVAQQLPNQKPKAYTFADNRTPTNFG, encoded by the exons ATGGTTCATCCTACCATGATGCATCACCCAATGGACGGCTACTACTACGCCCAGCCCCCTTTTGACATGGTCGACTACTATCACCAGCCGATGATGGATTACGAAGAATATGCCGAAAACCTCTCACGACCGAGGTTGACCAAGGAACAAGTTGAGACCTTGGAGGCCCAGTTTCAGGCGCAccccaagcccagcagcaacgTCAAGCGTCAATTGGCTCAACAAACGCACCTTAGTCTCCCTCGAGTTGCA AACTGGTTCCAGAACCGACGGGCCAAGGCGAAGCAACAGAAACGACAGGAGGAATATGAGCGCATGCAAAAGGCAAAagcggaggcagaggaggCTGCTAAGAGAAAGTCTGAGTCTTCAGTGCCTGAGTCTTCAGATTCTCAACGTTCAGCGGAGGCcaaagacgagaagaagcAAGATGACAGCAAAGCCCCTACCCCTAAACCGTCAAAGCCAGCATCTGACGACCAAAAACAATCCGAAGCTCCTGCTGAGTCGAATCACCAGCAGACCCGCAGTGAATCTAATCGCGTAGCTAGCCTTGCGTCTCTGCAGAGGGCCATGGACGCCGCCGCTCAGTACCAAGGTGGTCAGGGCACGACAAGCATGGGCGGGTCCGGATCAGTGTCCCCAACCACATCGCTGCCGAATGACGCAGACTCGGCCGTTTGGAGTTCAGTAAACTCAACAAACGGAGAGCTCTCTGTTCCCGGGTTAGAGAACTCGCAGTCTTTCTCTGATTACCGTTCAGCTAGCGACGCGGGTGCTTCGTACAACTCAATGCAATTTGCCCTGCAAGCAGATGCGGCTAACGCGCGTCGGGGTTCGTCTGATGTGCTTGCCGACTCGTTCGATGGTATCGGCATCAGCGCCTCGCCTAGCCTCTCGCAGCTTGGAAACCGGACAGACCGCCCGGCCTGGAAAGAAACCGGCAAGGAGCTTGATCTCGCTGCCCGCCGAAACCGACCGAGGCCTGCCGCGAGTTGGCACGTCGAGGTCCACTTCAATGCTCTCTACTTCGATCATGTCGCCAACGACACGGGGCCAGAACTACGGCACTGTGAAGCAATCCAAATCTGCCCAGAACCTCGGTTCGCGCTACGCCGGG CTCCGCCCACTCCATTGACCCCCGAGGATCTGCATCACCTGCTTCCCACCACCCCTTCCACCGATGGCTACTGCCTGTCCGCGCAGCCAACCGCCCACCTCTTCCCCACGACGCAACCAATGCAGATCAACATCGCCTCGCCTCCCGCTACACCTCTAGGGATGGATATAATGTCCTCATACCCATATCACAGCGTCGCGCCGCCCATGTCCGCCCCGGCCAACTTCACATCCTTTCCAGACTACAGCTGTGACGGCAGTTTCCAGGGAAGAAACTGGGAAGCCACTTCGATGCCATCTCCGGAAGTCCCCTTCCAGAGCCAATGCCACCAAATGAATTTCTCATCGATCCCGTACGATCACGCCCTAGACCAAAGCCAGTCTGAGAACGGGCCCTCTCAGTCTCCATTTGGCGACGCAGATATACAAGCGCCTGGTGATGCCAGCAAGGCCACCGAATTTCATCTGTATGAGTTCCCagaccaagaagaagcgcacCGGTTCGTGGCCCAGCAGCTACCCAACCAGAAGCCCAAAGCGTACACTTTCGCCGACAACCGGACCCCCACCAATTTCGGCTAA
- a CDS encoding uncharacterized protein (transcript_id=CADANIAT00001408), whose protein sequence is MTNPEEPVLVRKQMIAPELARSYHDPAEQPVKTLTPKGCCRASEPHRHILWHLMSRWRYHGHFRRSPVWRSWNRADLVVSKLGSRITERWAVCTMVLLILPKNQVCSGDCIL, encoded by the coding sequence ATGACAAATCCCGAAGAGCCTGTCCTGGTTCGGAAACAGATGATAGCTCCTGAGCTTGCTCGGAGCTATCATGACCCTGCAGAGCAACCCGTCAAAACTTTAACGCCAAAAGGGTGTTGCAGGGCGTCTGAACCGCACCGCCACATATTGTGGCACCTCATGAGTCGGTGGCGATATCATGGCCATTTTCGCAGATCTCCTGTGTGGCGTAGCTGGAATCGTGCTGATCTCGTCGTTTCCAAGCTAGGCAGTAGGATTACGGAGCGCTGGGCCGTCTGCACCATGGTGCTCTTGATTCTACCTAAAAACCAAGTCTGCAGTGGTGACTGTATTCTGTAA
- a CDS encoding glycerol-1-phosphatase gppA (transcript_id=CADANIAT00001409), with protein MAATGSFSAPPQVLTFDGLLSDFDGTIVDSTDAIVKHWHKIGAELGVDPKTILATSHGRRSIDTLQLYDPAKANWEYVSYIEGLIPKEYGSDAIEIPGARSILAALEETGATWGVVTSGTRALIDGWLGVLKLTHPDVLVVAEDVELGKPDPRCYLLGRKKMGLEHSSSIVVLEDAPSGIKAGKAAGFTVIALTTTHTLEQLQAAGADVIVEDLRSISVKGVVDGRVQLEVRNAFQ; from the exons ATGGCTGCCACGGGCTCATTCTCTGCCCCTCCACAAGTACTCACATTTGATGGTCTTCTATCCGACTTTGATGGCACCATCGTTGATTCGACGGATG CTATCGTAAAGCACTGGCATAA AATCGGTGCTGAACTCGGTGTCGACCCGAAGACAATTTTGGCTACATCTCACGGCCGCCGAAGTATTGATACTCTACAGCTGTATGACCCCGCAAAAGCCAACTGGGAAT ACGTCAGCTACATCGAGGGACTCATCCCCAAAGAGTACGGTTCTGACGCTATTGAAATCCCCGGCGCGCGGTCCATCCTTGCTGCCCTCGAAGAGACCGGCGCAACCTGGGGCGTTGTGACGTCGGGGACGCGCGCGCTCATTGACGGCTGGCTGGGTGTTCTCAAGCTCACACATCCAGATGTCCTCGTTGTTGCGGAGGATGTAGAACTCGGGAAGCCAGATCCGCGATGCTACCTGCTTGGACGAAAGAAAATGGGTCTAGAACATTCCTCCTCGAtagtggtgctggaggatgcGCCGTCAGGCATAAAGGCTGGCAAGGCAGCCGGTTTCACTGTCATTGCTTTGACCACCACTCACACTTTGGAGCAGCTTCAAGCGGCTGGGGCGGACGTGATAGTGGAGGATTTGAGGAGTATTAGCGTAAAGGGTGTTGTTGACGGGCGTGTTCAGTTGGAGGTTCGGAATGCCTTCCAATAG
- a CDS encoding RNA-binding GTPase (transcript_id=CADANIAT00001410), giving the protein MVKLGKTSKRTPVRLRHKIEKASAAKQRKQRKLAKKNPEWRSKIKKDPGIPNLFPHKEKMLQEIEERRRMKAEEQARIREEARARRIAAKQGGDATAESTNPIPVDLEGDDILDDEMDEDMGDDANPMAALLASARARAAEYEGSESDEDQDQMDEDDEMEGMSEDDEVADEDGVPALVAAGKETSRRAFDKVFKKVVEAADVILYVLDARDPEGTRSKEVEREIMAADGGQKRLILILNKIDLVPPPVLKNWLIHLRRYFPTLPLKASNGAGNAHSFDHKQLSIKGTSETLFRALKTYAQNKGLKRAISVGVIGYPNVGKSSVINALTARMNKGSSNACPTGAEAGVTTNLREVKLDSKLKLIDSPGIVFPNTSEKKGKKKQDDQARLILLNAIPPKHIEDPIPAVNLLLKRLSSSEGLLQKLLQVYGIPTLYSGTSTTDRTNDFLIQVARKRGRLGKRGVPNLEAAAMTVINDWRDGRIQGWATPPVLKVVDTTADGATGDANNSAAAPGVDTRQVVSEWAAEFKIEGLWGDGNAEDEAMEE; this is encoded by the exons ATGGTCAAGCTAG GCAAAACTTCGAAGCGAACACCCGTCCGGCTGCGACACAAGATCGAGAAGGCCTCCGCGGCTAAACAGCGCAAGCAGAGAAAACTTGCGAAGAAG AACCCCGAATGGCGCTCCAAGATTAAGAAGGATCCCGGTATCCCCAACCTCTTCCCGCACaaggaaaagatgcttcaagAGATCGAGGAGCGAAGACGCATGAAGGCCGAGGAACAAGCGCGCATTCGTGAGGAGGCTCGTGCTAGGCGTATTGCTGCTAAGCAGGGCGGTGATGCTACTGCGGAGTCGACCAACCCTATACCGGTGGATCTTGAGGGCGACGACATTTTGGATGATgagatggacgaggatatgGGAGACGACGCTAACCCAATGGCTGCGCTGCTTGCCTCGGCTAGGGCTCGGGCGGCGGAGTATGAGGGTAGTGAGAGCGATGAAGATCAGGATCagatggacgaggacgacgagatgGAAGGCATgagcgaggacgacgaagttgcagatgaagatggtgtgCCTGCGCTTGTTGCCGCGGGCAAAGAAACTTCAAGGCGAGCATTCGACAAAGTATTTAAGAAGGTCGTTGAGGCGGCGGATGTCATTCTTTACGTGCTGGATGCGCGTGACCCTGAAGGCACACGGTCAAAAGAAGTTGAGCGGGAAATTATGGCTGCAGACGGTGGACAAAAGCggctcatcctcatcctcaacaagatCGATCTCGTTCCCCCGCCCGTGCTAAAAAACTGGCTCATTCACCTGCGCCGCTACTTCCCCACCCTCCCACTTAAGGCCTCCAATGGTGCTGGCAACGCTCACAGCTTTGACCACAAGCAACTCTCCATCAAAGGCACATCGGAGACCCTTTTCCGCGCACTGAAGACGTACGCGCAGAACAAGGGTCTTAAGCGCGCCATCTCCGTCGGCGTCATCGGCTACCCTAACGTCGGCAAGTCCTCCGTCATTAACGCCCTTACAGCCCGCATGAACAAGGGTTCCAGCAACGCCTGTCCGACAGGCGCCGAGGCCGGCGTCACCACCAACCTCCGCGAGGTCAAGCTTGAcagcaagctgaagctcaTCGATTCCCCTGGAATTGTCTTCCCCAACACTAGcgagaagaagggcaagaagaagcaagatgATCAAGCTcgcctcatcctcctcaacgcTATTCCTCCTAAACACATCGAAGACCCTATCCCTGCTGTTaacctcctcctcaagcGCCTTTCCTCCTCGGAAGGCCTCCTTCAAAAACTCCTCCAGGTTTATGGTATTCCCACGCTCTACTCGGGTACCTCCACCACGGATCGGACAAACGACTTCCTTATCCAGGTTGCCCGCAAGCGCGGACGGTTGGGTAAGCGCGGTGTGCCAAATCTCGAGGCCGCTGCTATGACGGTCATCAATGACTGGCGCGACGGACGGATTCAGGGCTGGGCCACGCCTCCAGTCCTGAAAGTCGTCGACACAACAGCGGACGGCGCTACTGGGGATGCCAACAACTCGGCAGCCGCGCCAGGTGTCGACACGAGACAAGTCGTTTCTGAGTGGGCAGCGGAGTTCAAGATCGAGGGATTATGGGGTGATGGAAATGCAGAGGACGAGGCTATGGAGGAGTGA
- a CDS encoding uncharacterized protein (transcript_id=CADANIAT00001411): MATERAWLNALMRAIGREMIFDKPRNYQTEVQLHELKVDGRHNATYLPNQAKECPRGALEAANLSWAVHDAPLKDFRQIDGGHGLNDCPRDERQIMLMKRHSCARVYAAHGLEETS, from the exons ATGGCCACAGAACG TGCATGGCTCAATGCTCTGATGCGTGCGATTGGAAGAGAAATGATCTTCGACAAACCTCGAAACTATCAAACGGAGGTTCAGCTTCATGAGCTCAAGGTAGATGGTAGACACAACGCCACGTATCTTCCCAACCAAGCCAAGGAGTGTCCTAGAGGCGCTCTGGAAGCAGCCAACCTCAGCTGGGCGGTGCATGATGCACCGCTCAAAGATTTCCGGCAAATAGACGGCGGGCATGGGCTAAA TGATTGCCCCAGAGACGAAAGACAAATTATGCTAATGAAACGCCACAG CTGCGCACGAGTATATGCAGCACACGGACTTGAAGAGACCTCATGA
- a CDS encoding uncharacterized protein (transcript_id=CADANIAT00001412), producing the protein MAPGWSPPSPGIRARASVTDTLSAGAYLPEATIVSGVPAHPLPSPKPDPTATVVRRKPLPASSPVIAARSRRSGPSLSVSSSSSLYSTRSLSQADPPARASPLQSPASHYSHSRNSSVANSLSSFVSNSAAQSSVRGEPSLFARRTIDKTDRFPRSSPLKTPLRIDTSASTVNVDGDDDSDDSDDDITNLYKSQFTNGTPIHSRLVSEPFIPVLPSPINYKRATTMALHPPTNRPPPLHIDSNARSMSSGGNDPRQPKTPGSKISSFFGWRAATSPGAESSSTEISDGGRSPLPSPMPPSIPSTSFSITPSTSIPFDPTARPNVGYPVRNGSLSSAGILESSSSALVAELENELREISSELAGSIRREMELEDLVERLQSEMPSEAPNRRTSDYFSDSGSSSIRYAYESAGRIEDIEKYKRAAEQERAQLRAELGQRLQEERTRRTASESHVQILEAQVAQLRRERTEHSDLASKTRELESALEGTRRKLAEERQIKDNFEDLLTAMRVELEQLRTERDLLREGQPLSDPAEVQRLKEEIEALKIENAALSQLQGSRFASIAEEEGPVKRNSAFGLSRSNSLARMPRKSSSRSGSLSRSNSVSAKDRATPPQESLADRVEGAEAQRDALHGALKRLLDRQAYEARQTEKRIRAMELELARAQEAGSPRKLGYEREVRNLRDEVNHLRMRAEDALEQKWQCEKGLAGLKMDLDRAEQETASLRILLQEHDIAVPAELADNALGGDAFAEVIATSSSLESAYQQLQADREEAEASVAHSPNVDDAELAESFNRTDTLAQHVRQQLASNTALRARLAAAINKGEKDQQLSAARINEMQARLKEMEDSLLAAQQHADDEISRHEDEVRQLQESHNAQLLRMKNGSRSPAALSPIIGSGGPNTPFMVKSPRLDKTTSGDGVALTQVVKSEMLDQRVKELEKLLREADREMGEVVSRMNRAQIDVAELQAARDEALRETRRLQQEILTERNVFKNLLGRN; encoded by the exons ATGGCCCCTGGTTGGAGTCCGCCGTCTCCTGGCATCCGGGCCCGAGCTTCTGTCACTGACACACTCTCTGCGGGCGCCTATCTACCTGAAGCCACTATTGTCTCTGGCGTCCCTGCGCATCCTCTCCCGTCTCCCAAGCCCGACCCTACTGCTACGGTGGTGCGTAGGAAGCCTCTGCCGGCCTCCTCTCCTGTGATCGCTGCCCGTTCTCGCCGATCGGGGCCTTCGCTGTCCgtttcttcctcatcgtctctTTATTCGACCCGCTCCCTTTCGCAAGCAGATCCCCCTGCTCGCGCGTCTCCTCTTCAGTCGCCCGCCTCTCACTACTCTCATTCTCGGAACAGTTCAGTTGCGAATagcctctcctcctttgTGTCGAACTCCGCCGCGCAGTCTTCTGTGCGCGGCGAACCGTCGCTCTTTGCTCGCAGGACTATAGATAAGACCGATAG ATTTCCCCGGAGCAGTCCTCTCAAGACTCCTCTCCGGATAGATACCTCCGCCTCTACTGTCAACGTAGATGGagacgacgacagcgacgaCAGCGACGACGATATAACCAATCTATACAAATCGCAATTCACGAATGGGACGCCCATACATAGCCGTCTCGTCAGCGAACCGTTCATTCCCGTTCTCCCTTCTCCGATAAACTACAAACGCGCCACAACCATGGCCTTGCACCCGCCAACGAACCGGCCACCACCTCTGCACATTGATTCTAATGCGCGGAGTATGTCCAGTGGCGGGAACGACCCCCGGCAGCCCAAAACACCGGGGAGCAAAATCAGTTCCTTCTTTGGCTGGAGGGCAGCTACGTCTCCTGGCGCGGAATCTTCAAGCACCGAAATCTCCGACGGCGGCCGGTCTCCGCTGCCCTCACCAATGCCTCCTTCCATACCTAGTACCTCATTCTCCATCACACCTTCCACATCGATCCCGTTTGATCCTACTGCTCGGCCGAATGTAGGCTACCCCGTGCGCAATGGCTCACTCAGCAGCGCGGGTATACTAGAGTCAAGCTCCTCCGCCCTGGTGGCGGAGCTAGAAAACGAGCTGCGGGAAATCAGCTCGGAGCTGGCGGGGTCAATTCGGCGGGAGATGGAGTTGGAAGATCTGGTGGAAAGGTTGCAGTCGGAAATGCCGTCGGAGGCACCAAATCGGCGAACCAGTGATTACTTCTCAGATTCAGGGAGCAGCTCTATTCGGTATGCATATGAGTCGGCTGGGCGTATTGAAGATATAGAGAAGTATAAGCgtgctgctgagcaggagcgCGCCCAACTTCGCGCTGAGCTCGGTCAGAGACTTCAGGAGGAACGTACCCGTCGGACGGCATCGGAATCCCATGTCCAGATTCTGGAAGCACAGGTTGCTCAG CTCCGGCGTGAAAGGACAGAACATTCTGACTTAGCCTCCAAAACTCGCGAGCTTGAAAGCGCCCTGGAAGGCACCCGGCGCAAGCTCGCTGAAGAACGCCAGATCAAGGACAACTTCGAGGATCTCCTAACCGCCATGCGCGTTGAACTGGAACAGCTTCGCACAGAGCGGGATTTGCTTCGCGAAGGCCAGCCCCTTAGCGACCCCGCCGAAGTACAACGCCTGAAGGAAGAAATCGAAGCCTTGAAGATTGAGAATGCAGCCCTCTCTCAACTTCAAGGCAGCAGATTTGCTTCcattgcagaagaagaggggcCTGTGAAACGAAACAGTGCCTTCGGATTGTCCCGCTCAAACTCATTGGCCCGCATGCCTCGGAAGAGCTCATCTCGCTCCGGCTCACTATCACGTTCGAATTCGGTTTCCGCTAAGGATCGTGCAACGCCTCCACAGGAATCGCTGGCGGACCGGGTCGAAGGGGCGGAAGCGCAGCGTGATGCGCTTCACGGTGCCCTCAAGCGGCTATTAGACCGTCAGGCCTACGAAGCCCGGCAGACGGAGAAACGCATCCGAGCGATGGAGCTCGAGCTTGCCCGCGCACAGGAGGCTGGCTCTCCGCGCAAGCTAGGCTACGAGCGTGAGGTGCGCAATCTCCGCGACGAGGTGAACCACTTGCGCATGCGCGCAGAAGACGCCCTTGAGCAGAAATGGCAGTGCGAGAAGGGCCTCGCGGGTCTGAAAATGGACCTTGACCGTGCTGAGCAGGAGACTGCGTCCCTTCGaattcttctccaggaacatGATATAGCAGTTCCCGCTGAGCTTGCCGACAACGCCTTGGGCGGCGATGCCTTTGCAGAGGTGATcgccacctcttcctccctcgaGTCGGCATATCAGCAACTCCAGGCGGATcgcgaagaagccgaagccagtGTAGCGCACTCACCCAACGTAGATGATGCAGAACTCGCCGAGTCGTTCAACCGCACCGACACACTAGCGCAGCACGTGCGCCAACAGCTAGCATCAAACACCGCTCTTCGCGCGCGCCTCGCGGCCGCAATTAACAAGGGCGAAAAGGACCAGCAGCTTTCCGCCGCGCGGATCAACGAGATGCAAGCCCGCCtgaaggaaatggaggaCTCCCTCCTTGCTGCGCAGCAACACGCCGACGATGAAATCTCGCGTCATGAAGACGAAGTCCGTCAATTGCAAGAAAGTCATAACGCCCAATTACTCCGTATGAAGAACGGGTCGCGCAGTCCGGCAGCGTTGTCGCCCATCATTGGCTCCGGCGGCCCCAACACGCCGTTTATGGTCAAGTCGCCTCGATTAGATAAGACGACTAGCGGTGACGGGGTGGCCTTGACGCAGGTTGTCAAGTCTGAGATGCTGGACCAGCGCGTCAAGGAACTGGAAAAGTTGTTGCGCGAGGCGGATCGGGAGATGGGCGAGGTTGTGAGTCGGATGAATCGCGCACAGATTGATGTTGCTGAGTTGCAGGCTGCTCG TGACGAAGCCCTTCGCGAAActcgccgtcttcagcaGGAGATCCTCACTGAACGCAATGTGTTCAAGAACCTCCTTGGTCGGAACTAA
- a CDS encoding H(+)-transporting V1 sector ATPase subunit H (transcript_id=CADANIAT00001413): MSAASLEPPTYLSSLQNNIRARPIPWEGAVRAGNITDDHLKKIKAVDKVRKEQRRQTIDGDIPGYVTLLAGGSSGKSVLESAARRSDIVQYILVLAADLINDAPSLSSALIAHPQPYKPFLPLLRHSTNAEDPIPLLTSNFLTNLVSTSITSSSKSTPQDEEALPQLYHYLSTLTQNQDSGLQDIGVQGLSTLLRTSRARQLFWAQRKETVDPLVEILRAAAGSKDSGSSTTLAGSSRGVDVGIAGGVGLQLLYRVLLVLWQLSFEGELIGDELQEDHEILQLYSHLLRLSPKEKTTRLLLATLRNLLSFNRTTLLPVAVFVRLPALLSTISGRHLTDPDLLEDLKYLSEMLDEYTKTQTTFDQYAAELQSGHLRWSPPHRNPTFWKENARRILDENSGALPKKLKEIISKSWENDKQVLAIACNDVGHLVKELPERRGQLEKLGFKTRVMELMADKDESVRWESLRAVGEWLRYTFDD; encoded by the exons ATGTCGGCTGCTTCGCTGGAGCCACCGACCTACCTCAGCTCCCTCCAAAACAACATCCGAGCTCGCCCTATCCCGTGGGAGGGAGCTGTTCGAGCTGGAAACATCACAGACGATCACTTGAAGAAGATTAAGGCTGTAGACAAGGTCCGCAAGGAACAACGGCGTCAGACAATCGATGGGGATATCCCGGGATACGTGACCTTGCTGGCGGGAGGTTCAAGCGGGAAGAGTGTCCTCGAATCGGCCGCAAGGAGAAGCGATATTGTACAGTATATTCTTGTCCTGGCAGCAGATCTTATAAACG ATGCTCCATCCCTATCGTCCGCCCTGATAGCTCATCCCCAACCATACAAACCATTCCTTCCTCTGCTGCGCCATTCCACTAATGCCGAAGACCCTATTCCGCTGCTCACCTCTAACTTCTTGACCAACCTGGTTTCGACAAGCATtacctcttcttcaaagtcgacCCCGCAGGATGAGGAAGCTCTTCCGCAACTTTACCACTATCTGTCTACCCTAACCCAGAACCAGGACAGCGGGCTTCAGGATATTGGAGTACAGGGGCTATCGACGTTGCTGCGCACATCTCGGGCTCGGCAGCTATTCTGGGCGCAGCGGAAGGAGACAGTGGATCCTTTGGTTGAGATCCTACGTGCCGCTGCAGGGAGCAAAGACAGCGGTTCCAGCACCACCCTTGCCGGCAGTTCTAGAGGCGTTGACGTCGGCATTGCAGGTGGCGTCGGCCTGCAACTCCTATACCGAGTGCTTTTGGTCCTTTGGCAATTGAGTTTTGAGGGCGAGCTCATTGGAGATGAGCTGCAAGA GGACCATGAGATACTCCAACTGTACTCACATCTCCTACGGCTGTCTCCGAAAGAAAAGACCACGCGTCTCCTTCTTGCAACTCTCCGGAATCTCCTTTCTTTCAACCGCACTACCCTCTTGCCTGTCGCTGTATTCGTGCGCCTACCTGCTCTTCTCTCAACCATCTCGGGTCGGCACCTGACAGACCCGGACCTCCTGGAGGACCTCAAATACTTGTCGGAAATGCTCGATGAATACACAAAGACACAAACCACTTTTGATCAGTACGCCGCAGAGCTTCAATCCGGCCATCTACGGTGGTCCCCGCCTCATAGGAATCCCACATTCTGGAAGGAGAATGCCCGCCGAATCCTGGATGAGAACAGCGGAGCGCTTCctaagaagctcaaggagataATCTCTAAGAGCTGGGAAAACGACAAGCAGGTCCTTGCCATTGCTTGCAACGATGTGGGACATTTGGTTAAGGAACTACCCGAAAGGCGGGGGCAGCTGGAGAAACTAGGTTTCAAGACACGGGTGATGGAACTGATGGCCGACAAAGATGAGTCGGTGCGATGGGAGAGCTTGCGGGCGGTGGGGGAGTGGCTCCGTTATACCTTTGATGATTGA